The DNA window GAACCCGGACGGCTACACGATGTCGCGGGAGCTCATCAACGAGATGAAGCGCAAGAACTGTCGGGTCGCGGCCGGTGAGGTGCCGACTTGGGAGCAGTGCGCGGCCGCGGACAGCCGGCAACTCGGCGTGGACCTGAACCGCAACTACGGAGCGTTCTGGGGCGGTCCGGGATCGAGCGCCTCCCCGACCGCCGAGAACCACCACGGCGCGGCCCCCTACTCGGAGCCGGAGATCGCGGCCATGACCGACCTGCTGAACAGCCACCAGGTCGTGGTGGCGGTGAACAACCACACGCCGGATGCCCGGTTGCTGCGCGCCCCGTCGTCACCGCTGGAGCCCGTACCGGCCGAGGTAGCCCTCTACGACGGACTGGCGCAGCAACTCGGCGCGGCCCTGGGCGGCTGGCCGACCGGTCCCTGGCCCGACGTCTACTACGTCGCCAGCGGCGTGGCGGAGCAGGAGGGCCTGTACGCGAACGGCACCCTCGGCTTCACGCCGGAGCTGACGCCGGGACACAGCGGCCTCGAACGGTTCCACCCGCAGTACCAGTACGTCATCGACCAGTACCGCGGAACCGGGTTCTACGCGGGGTCGAGCATCCGCGACGCGCTCCTCATCGCCTGGGATGCCGCCAACGATCCGCGTACGCACTCCATCCTCACCGGGTCGGCCCCGCGGGGCATCGAGCTCACCATCAGCAAGGACGTCTCGGTTGACTCCTCGCCGGTCGAACGCGACGGCGAGATGGTCGTGCTGCCGTCCGACCTGCACATCGAGAGCACGATGCGGGTGCCCGACAACGGGCGGTTCGAGTGGCATGTCCTGCCGTCCCTGCGGCAGAGCCAGCAAAGCTCCACCCTGCTGCAGGAGAGCTGGGTGGTGTCGTGCCGGAACCCCAAGGGCAAGATCCACCGTTCGGTCAGGGTCACGATCGGCCGCGGCGAGACTAAGGCCATCGACATGAGCGGCTGCCCGGCCGGGCCGAAGAAGCCGATCGGCACCGAGCGCTGACGTCGACGTAGGCGTCGCCTGGCGGGGCAACCCGCCAGGCGACGCTCTCCCGGAAGCGGCTCCCTGCACGATCTCGCCAGTTATGCGGGCAAGCTCGACATCGCCTGTACCCCTCCTCAACCCGCCGGAGCTGCGTGCTGTGGGGCTCGTAAAGCCGGTTCGGCTACGCTGCCTGCGAATACTCGTTGATCAGCCCGCCGAGGATCGGGCGCCGTTGGATCCTGGCGGCGGTCAAGTCAGTAACTCCCGACGGCGGGTTGGGCGGCTGCTGGCCGAGTGATTGATGTGGGCGGTGGCTGTTGTAGTGGGTCGTGTACCTGGCGAGGTGGCCGTCGCCGACGATGAGGATCCGGTCGGTGCACTCCCGGCGTACGGTGCCAACCCATCGTTCGGCGAAGGCGTTCGCCCGGGGTGCCTGAGGTGGGGTTTTGATCACGTCGATGCCTTCGGGGGTGAACACCGCGTCGAAGATGTTCGTGAACTTCTTGTCGTGGTCGCGCAGCAGGAACCGCAGCCGCGCCGCGCGTTGGTCGAGGTCCATCAGTAGATTCCGTGCTTGCTGGGCCAGTTGGATGGGCGGTCACCCCAACCATGTGGACTTGGCGGGTGGCGATCTCGACGAAGACAGGATCTGGGTCAGTGCGCCGCCGGTGTCGTTGGCGAGCACGGTGACGTCGGTCAGGTCAAGCGCGTCGAGGAACTCCGCCATCAGCTTGGCGACCCCGGGAGGCGTCAGGTCGGCGTCTGCCGGCATGGGCACCTGGTGCGCGCCGAGCGGCCAATTCGGCGCGATGCAGCGAAAGCCCGCGTCCGCGATGGCCGGCACGACCTTGCGCCAGAGGTTGGCGTTGACCAGCAGACCATGCACGAACACGACGGTCGGGCCTGAGCCACGCTCGGTGTAGGCGACCCGGCCGCTGGGCAGGGCCACGGTCTTGCCGGTGCCAAGAGCTGTGTCGGGCATGCCGACCTCCTCGGGGATCGATGTCACCTCGGGGCGAGGTCCGGTTCAGCGGCCATGCCGGCGGGCCGGGCTGACAACGGCGATCCGGTCGGCGTGGGCGCGGATCGTCGTACGCCCCCGCGCCGGCGACGGACCGCCCGGTCGACGGTTCGGCCGCAGCCCTGGACGCCGGTGAGGGCGAGGTCGGGAAGTCATAGGGGCCAGAGGCAGCACAAGTGCCAGGGCCGTCAGCAATGACCCATGGCAACCAGTCATCGCCATCGCGATGCTGACTCGAAAATCGGTGAGTGAGTGGGCAGGCGGCAGCACCCGGCGGAGCGCAGCGGAGCCGGGTCGGGTTGACGGCTTCTGGTTAGGCGATGGCTGGTTGCGGTAGGGGCTGGAGATCGACTTTCTGGCCGGTGAGCTGTTCGAGCTGACGGATGAGATCACGTTGACGGCGCTGCTTGCGGATCCTCGACTCGTGGAAGCCGGGGCCCAGGTCCTGGTAGCGAGCGTCGGGGTCGGTCAGCAGGTGCCAGACGATGGTCAGTACCGAGTTGCCGACTGCGACGACTGCCCGTTTCTTGCCTCTTCGGCGGGCCAGGCGACGGTAGCGGTCGCCGAGGAACGTGCTGGTGCGGGACAGCCCAGCGACGACCTCGCCCAGGGTGGCGGCCAGCCAGGGGTTGCCCTTGCCGGTGGAGTTGGCCTTCTTGCGGCCGGCGGACTGGGCGTCGATGGGGCTGAACTTCGCCCAG is part of the Micromonospora cremea genome and encodes:
- a CDS encoding integrase core domain-containing protein codes for the protein MDLDQRAARLRFLLRDHDKKFTNIFDAVFTPEGIDVIKTPPQAPRANAFAERWVGTVRRECTDRILIVGDGHLARYTTHYNSHRPHQSLGQQPPNPPSGVTDLTAARIQRRPILGGLINEYSQAA
- a CDS encoding alpha/beta fold hydrolase, whose translation is MTSIPEEVGMPDTALGTGKTVALPSGRVAYTERGSGPTVVFVHGLLVNANLWRKVVPAIADAGFRCIAPNWPLGAHQVPMPADADLTPPGVAKLMAEFLDALDLTDVTVLANDTGGALTQILSSSRSPPAKSTWLG
- a CDS encoding M14 family zinc carboxypeptidase, which translates into the protein MSVSLATAAAAAPDPKPSAVVNGLAIAKVKATTNAERQKLMDLGLDVIDFTGTHAEVLLHGAADRAQLAGGNWQVEVSDATDQLADMTAKRVVEAQREAARQANPTIASGLPSGRVSYRTLDEAEREMRELERRYPDKVKVFELSRKSLLGHAILGMEISSDVQTDSGEPVFLTTGLHHAREWPTLEFTMEFARDVLQSYATDSHIKKLVDSSRLIIVPAVNPDGYTMSRELINEMKRKNCRVAAGEVPTWEQCAAADSRQLGVDLNRNYGAFWGGPGSSASPTAENHHGAAPYSEPEIAAMTDLLNSHQVVVAVNNHTPDARLLRAPSSPLEPVPAEVALYDGLAQQLGAALGGWPTGPWPDVYYVASGVAEQEGLYANGTLGFTPELTPGHSGLERFHPQYQYVIDQYRGTGFYAGSSIRDALLIAWDAANDPRTHSILTGSAPRGIELTISKDVSVDSSPVERDGEMVVLPSDLHIESTMRVPDNGRFEWHVLPSLRQSQQSSTLLQESWVVSCRNPKGKIHRSVRVTIGRGETKAIDMSGCPAGPKKPIGTER